A window of Nitrospirota bacterium contains these coding sequences:
- a CDS encoding MvaI/BcnI restriction endonuclease family protein, whose product MKLYTKEELIQEMREIFGKGWHKSVKKTRNARNDGAVGNTLESLLHIRENNLPIPNTREWELKGQRSHTTSLITLKHIEPSPTAAQIVSKLLLPKYGWKHKQAGKKYPAHEMSFRSTTSATDYTKRGFKIVVDRKENKVKFIFDAARAKVDEHEIASWLQSVEERIGLGPLIPEPYWGFEDLNYAIGTKIKNCFYVVADSKKEKSKEFFLYKELHILSGFSFEKFLTAVEKGYVLIDFDARTGHNHGTKFRLKQGYWKELYTDIRRAI is encoded by the coding sequence ATGAAACTCTATACAAAAGAAGAACTCATTCAAGAAATGCGGGAAATTTTCGGTAAAGGCTGGCATAAAAGTGTAAAGAAAACCCGTAATGCTCGGAATGACGGCGCCGTTGGCAATACTCTGGAATCACTCTTGCACATCAGAGAAAACAATTTGCCCATACCAAATACCCGCGAATGGGAATTGAAAGGACAAAGGTCTCACACAACATCGCTAATCACTTTGAAACATATAGAACCATCGCCCACTGCCGCTCAGATTGTATCAAAATTATTGCTTCCCAAGTATGGCTGGAAACATAAACAGGCCGGCAAGAAATATCCCGCGCATGAGATGAGTTTTCGGTCAACAACAAGCGCAACCGATTACACCAAAAGAGGCTTCAAAATAGTTGTGGACAGAAAAGAGAATAAGGTAAAATTTATTTTTGATGCTGCCAGAGCAAAGGTAGATGAACATGAAATAGCCTCATGGCTGCAATCTGTGGAAGAAAGAATAGGTCTTGGTCCTCTTATTCCGGAACCATACTGGGGATTTGAAGATTTAAACTATGCAATCGGCACAAAAATAAAAAACTGTTTTTATGTGGTTGCGGACAGCAAGAAAGAAAAGTCAAAAGAATTCTTCCTTTATAAAGAATTACATATATTATCCGGTTTTTCTTTTGAGAAATTTCTTACGGCTGTCGAAAAAGGTTATGTCCTTATTGATTTTGATGCAAGGACAGGCCATAATCACGGCACTAAATTTCGCTTGAAGCAAGGCTACTGGAAAGAGCTATATACAGATATTCGACGTGCAATCTAA